A stretch of Fibrobacter sp. DNA encodes these proteins:
- the thiS gene encoding sulfur carrier protein ThiS, whose protein sequence is MIKVNGIAIEKNGEIVPKAKYGETLLAEGDSLEVVSFVGGG, encoded by the coding sequence ATGATTAAAGTCAATGGCATCGCCATCGAAAAGAACGGCGAAATTGTGCCTAAGGCCAAGTATGGCGAAACCCTTCTTGCTGAAGGGGACTCTCTGGAAGTAGTCAGTTTTGTGGGAGGCGGCTAA
- a CDS encoding lysoplasmalogenase family protein: MEKRTKVVLALSIVGVLAVAFFIRDWYVFYKCGAVEQCLVDSSHFQNYAKFAVTTIVTIVALIIGKSALCKRDKRFLQAGFIMALCADFCLKILHNATSLFEHSSDYTLLGICFFMVVQALFIFRHSRISDTDNSVPWIICIPFVVMFICNALHLFGIFESPTIPIVGTYATFLICSVVVAWQAPKKGYFPAENAKDIKRGMILFFCCDACVGISLATGPDHSTQEIVATVANNFVWYFYTPALVLLALSGYRHK, translated from the coding sequence ATGGAAAAGAGAACAAAAGTTGTTTTAGCATTATCAATCGTAGGTGTTCTTGCGGTTGCATTTTTTATTCGCGACTGGTACGTTTTTTACAAGTGCGGAGCCGTAGAGCAGTGCCTTGTAGATTCAAGCCACTTTCAAAATTACGCCAAGTTTGCGGTGACCACCATTGTAACCATTGTGGCTTTGATCATCGGCAAATCAGCCCTTTGTAAACGGGACAAACGCTTTTTGCAGGCCGGGTTCATTATGGCGTTGTGTGCGGATTTCTGCCTAAAGATTTTGCATAACGCCACAAGCCTTTTTGAGCATAGCTCCGATTACACCTTGTTAGGCATTTGTTTCTTTATGGTGGTGCAGGCTCTTTTTATTTTTAGGCACTCCCGTATAAGCGATACCGACAATAGCGTTCCTTGGATCATTTGCATCCCCTTCGTGGTCATGTTCATTTGCAACGCACTTCACCTGTTCGGTATTTTCGAAAGCCCCACCATTCCCATTGTGGGCACCTATGCGACCTTCTTGATTTGCTCTGTGGTGGTGGCTTGGCAGGCTCCGAAGAAAGGCTATTTCCCGGCGGAAAACGCCAAGGATATCAAGCGGGGGATGATCTTGTTCTTTTGCTGTGATGCCTGCGTGGGAATTTCCCTGGCTACGGGCCCGGATCACAGCACCCAGGAGATTGTGGCTACGGTTGCCAACAATTTTGTGTGGTACTTCTATACCCCGGCTTTGGTGCTGTTGGCTTTGAGCGGGTACAGGCATAAGTAG
- a CDS encoding anaerobic C4-dicarboxylate transporter has product MTAVMIIQLLIVLAALYVGSRYGSLALGAISGIGLAILVLGFGMAPGKPPTDVIYIIIAAVTCAGIMQAAGGMDWLIQIAERLLRKHPNQIIFLAPLCTFFLTVLVGTGHVVYTLMPIICDISLKKGIRPERPCAVASVASQVGITCSPIAAAVASFVVISNANGFEINNLQVIAVTIPACLCGLMAAAGVSYKRGLDLEKDPVFQAKLKDPQQREYMYGNTASVLDMKVSKEAKRSVYIFLAALAVIVMFSLFQIAGHDIRPVVPTGKIVDGVAQMKPIGMNIIIQIVMISAAAFMIIFCKAQPKKAVAGAVWQSGMVAVVAIYGIAWLADTYFANYMDVMQGGLKDIVQHYPWAIAFAFFAVSVLINSQGAVVVAMLPLAYSLGIEGAVLLGVLPSVYGYFFIPNYPSDIATVNFDRSGTTVIGKYLLNHSFMLPGLTSVIVSTIVGSLIVKVFF; this is encoded by the coding sequence ATGACTGCTGTGATGATTATTCAGCTGTTGATTGTGCTTGCTGCCCTTTACGTGGGTTCACGTTACGGCAGTCTTGCCTTGGGTGCAATTTCTGGTATTGGCCTTGCCATCTTGGTGCTGGGCTTTGGCATGGCTCCGGGTAAGCCGCCTACCGATGTTATCTACATCATTATCGCTGCCGTCACCTGCGCCGGTATTATGCAGGCTGCGGGCGGTATGGATTGGCTGATCCAGATTGCGGAAAGGCTTTTGCGTAAGCACCCCAACCAGATTATTTTCCTGGCTCCGCTTTGCACTTTCTTCCTTACGGTTCTTGTGGGTACCGGCCATGTGGTCTACACTCTCATGCCCATTATCTGTGACATTTCTTTGAAGAAGGGCATCCGTCCGGAACGCCCCTGCGCCGTGGCATCTGTTGCTTCCCAGGTGGGTATCACTTGTTCTCCCATTGCGGCTGCGGTGGCTTCCTTCGTGGTGATTTCCAATGCCAATGGTTTTGAAATCAACAACCTGCAGGTGATTGCGGTGACCATTCCTGCTTGCCTTTGTGGCCTGATGGCTGCCGCCGGCGTCAGCTACAAGCGCGGTCTCGATCTGGAGAAGGACCCTGTGTTCCAGGCAAAGCTGAAGGACCCGCAGCAGCGCGAATACATGTACGGTAACACCGCCTCTGTGCTGGACATGAAGGTCTCCAAGGAAGCAAAACGCTCCGTGTACATCTTCCTTGCAGCCCTTGCTGTGATTGTGATGTTCTCTCTGTTCCAGATTGCGGGCCATGATATTCGCCCTGTTGTTCCTACAGGTAAGATTGTAGATGGTGTTGCCCAGATGAAGCCCATCGGCATGAACATCATCATCCAGATTGTGATGATTTCTGCAGCCGCCTTCATGATTATATTCTGCAAGGCTCAGCCCAAGAAGGCTGTGGCAGGGGCTGTTTGGCAGTCCGGTATGGTGGCTGTTGTGGCTATCTACGGTATCGCCTGGCTTGCCGATACCTACTTCGCCAACTACATGGATGTGATGCAGGGTGGTCTGAAGGATATTGTGCAGCATTATCCCTGGGCTATTGCCTTTGCCTTCTTCGCAGTTTCTGTGCTGATTAACTCCCAGGGTGCCGTAGTGGTGGCCATGCTTCCGCTGGCTTACAGTCTGGGTATCGAAGGCGCTGTGCTTCTGGGTGTGCTTCCCAGTGTCTACGGTTACTTCTTCATTCCCAACTACCCGTCTGACATTGCAACTGTGAACTTCGACCGCTCCGGTACAACGGTGATTGGTAAGTACCTGCTGAACCACAGTTTTATGTTGCCAGGCCTTACCAGCGTCATTGTTTCTACCATCGTGGGTAGCCTCATCGTGAAGGTTTTCTTCTAA
- the mdh gene encoding malate dehydrogenase codes for MARKKIALVGAGQIGGTMALVLAQKQLGDVVLIDIPMTEGMPKGKALDIMEGRSVMGTSCNLSGSTNYDDIAGADVVIVTAGVPRKPGMSRDDLLGINCGVIKDVGLKIKELAPNAFVIVITNPLDAMVYNMQKVTGFDSSKVIGMAGVLDSSRLACFVAMELGVSAEDVKAIVMGGHGDTMVSLYDCVSVGGIPLPQLMSKEKFDELAARTANAGGEIVSLLVRGSAFYSPATSAIKMAEAYLLDKKSVLTCAVKLNDEYQGKGKGLYCGVPCVIGANGVEKIFEVKMNDAEMAAFEKSIEACKKNAEWVDANT; via the coding sequence ATGGCAAGAAAGAAGATTGCACTCGTTGGTGCTGGTCAGATTGGTGGTACTATGGCTCTCGTCCTCGCTCAGAAGCAGCTGGGTGACGTGGTCCTCATCGATATTCCGATGACTGAAGGTATGCCGAAGGGTAAGGCCCTCGACATTATGGAAGGTCGCTCCGTTATGGGCACTTCCTGCAACCTCTCCGGTTCCACCAACTACGACGACATCGCTGGTGCAGACGTCGTTATCGTTACCGCTGGTGTTCCCCGTAAGCCGGGCATGAGCCGTGATGACCTTCTTGGCATCAACTGCGGCGTGATCAAGGACGTTGGTCTCAAGATCAAGGAACTCGCTCCGAACGCATTCGTTATCGTTATCACCAACCCGCTGGACGCAATGGTGTACAACATGCAGAAGGTTACTGGCTTCGATTCCTCCAAGGTGATCGGTATGGCTGGTGTTCTCGACTCTTCTCGTCTCGCTTGCTTCGTTGCAATGGAACTCGGCGTTTCTGCTGAAGACGTTAAGGCAATCGTTATGGGCGGCCACGGTGACACCATGGTTTCCCTCTATGACTGCGTTTCCGTCGGTGGCATTCCTCTGCCGCAGCTCATGAGCAAGGAAAAGTTCGACGAACTTGCTGCTCGTACTGCTAACGCTGGTGGCGAAATCGTTTCTCTCCTCGTTCGCGGCTCCGCTTTCTACAGCCCGGCAACTTCCGCTATCAAGATGGCAGAAGCTTACCTCCTCGACAAGAAGAGCGTTCTTACCTGCGCTGTTAAGCTCAACGACGAATACCAGGGTAAGGGCAAGGGCCTCTACTGCGGCGTTCCCTGCGTGATTGGCGCAAACGGTGTCGAAAAGATCTTCGAAGTGAAGATGAACGACGCTGAAATGGCAGCTTTCGAAAAGTCTATCGAAGCTTGCAAGAAGAACGCTGAATGGGTTGACGCAAACACCTAA